Proteins encoded in a region of the Globicephala melas chromosome 1, mGloMel1.2, whole genome shotgun sequence genome:
- the LOC132597444 gene encoding uncharacterized protein: protein MRDFPLAAGGTHPENAGAARGQDPLPQRRKTKRKKACRWPALRDSPNKQWATAAVLSSCFCCSPRGTR from the coding sequence ATGCGAGATTTTCCTTTGGCAGCAGGAGGCACACACCCAGAGAATGCTGGAGCCGCAAGGGGACAGGACCCACTTCCACAgcggagaaaaacaaagaggaaaaaggcGTGCAGGTGGCCAGCGCTAAGGGACTCACCCAACAAGCAGTGGGCCACTGCCGCTGTCCTCAGCAGCTGTTTCTGCTGCAGCCCGAGAGGAACTCGGTGA